A single genomic interval of Polaribacter vadi harbors:
- a CDS encoding CopD family protein has product MDFLYVKALHIIFVVTWFAGLFYIPRLFIYQTEAEDKLEPAKSILQTQYKLMTKRLWYIITWPSAILASIFGIWMLIQNPYYLSEPWMLVKIAFVFALYFYHGFCQKIYNKLQRDIIKYSAFKLRIFNEISTIILFAVVFLVTVKSAINWIWGVVGIILFGILMMLGIKLYKRIREKNSWEKTEKEILNAPKDENKKTL; this is encoded by the coding sequence ATGGATTTTTTATACGTAAAAGCATTACACATCATATTTGTGGTAACTTGGTTTGCTGGGTTATTTTACATACCTAGATTGTTTATTTATCAAACTGAAGCCGAAGACAAGTTAGAACCTGCAAAATCAATTTTACAAACACAATATAAGTTAATGACCAAACGTCTTTGGTATATTATTACTTGGCCTTCTGCAATTTTAGCCAGTATTTTTGGCATTTGGATGCTTATTCAAAATCCATATTATTTATCAGAACCTTGGATGTTGGTAAAAATAGCATTTGTTTTTGCGTTGTATTTTTATCACGGATTTTGCCAAAAGATCTATAACAAACTTCAGAGAGATATTATAAAATACTCCGCTTTTAAATTGCGCATTTTCAATGAAATTTCTACCATAATCCTTTTTGCAGTTGTTTTTTTAGTTACTGTAAAAAGTGCTATCAATTGGATTTGGGGAGTTGTTGGTATTATCCTTTTTGGCATTTTAATGATGTTAGGCATCAAACTTTATAAAAGAATTAGAGAAAAAAATTCTTGGGAAAAAACTGAAAAAGAGATTTTAAATGCCCCAAAAGATGAAAATAAAAAAACTTTGTAA
- a CDS encoding universal stress protein, producing MKNILLLTDFSKNSINAIRYALNLFENDICTFHILNVRSPSGYAAVDLISADHESIYDNVIKKTKHKIYKLIVKLENEFENKNFSYDTLVSYNDFVAVINQIKKIKKIDLIVMGTNGATGAKEVIFGSNTINVLRKVNCPTLVIPEGCIYKLPKEILLPLDILDSLSGNAFKKLLVFAKNFTNTLHILRIKPTNEISIEEKNDKENISKFSKKLSFKYYRISNVPMQYAVSFYMQTHSIDLISLLVEKESFFDRFFTGSSTTKISYTINKPLLVFHN from the coding sequence ATGAAAAACATTCTCTTACTCACAGATTTTTCGAAAAACTCAATTAATGCCATTCGCTATGCTTTAAATTTATTTGAAAATGATATATGTACTTTTCATATTCTTAATGTAAGAAGTCCTTCTGGATATGCTGCTGTAGATTTAATTTCTGCTGATCATGAAAGTATTTATGATAATGTTATTAAAAAAACTAAGCATAAGATTTATAAACTTATTGTTAAATTAGAAAATGAATTTGAGAATAAAAACTTTTCTTACGATACTCTAGTTAGTTATAACGATTTTGTAGCTGTGATAAATCAAATAAAAAAAATAAAAAAAATTGATTTAATTGTAATGGGCACTAATGGTGCTACTGGTGCAAAAGAAGTTATTTTTGGTAGTAATACTATAAATGTGCTAAGAAAAGTTAATTGTCCAACATTAGTTATTCCTGAAGGATGCATCTATAAACTACCAAAAGAAATACTTTTACCTTTAGATATATTAGATTCTTTAAGCGGAAATGCATTTAAAAAGCTTTTAGTTTTTGCAAAAAACTTTACTAATACATTACATATTTTAAGAATAAAACCTACTAATGAAATTTCTATAGAAGAAAAAAATGATAAAGAAAACATCAGTAAATTCTCAAAAAAATTATCTTTTAAATATTATAGGATAAGCAATGTACCAATGCAGTATGCAGTAAGTTTTTACATGCAAACGCATTCTATAGATTTAATTTCGTTATTAGTGGAAAAGGAAAGTTTTTTTGACAGATTTTTCACAGGCTCTTCCACCACTAAAATAAGTTATACTATTAATAAACCTTTACTAGTTTTCCATAACTAA
- a CDS encoding sulfite exporter TauE/SafE family protein, producing the protein MLSRYLPVFIILSLIAEVLGTVGGFGSSVFFVPIANFYFDFQSVLGITALFHLSSNASKIAIFKKGFDKKIVLNLGIPAILFVSVGAYFSKFLDPKILTYILGIFLILLSLLFLIFKKLKINPNKKNAIVGGSLSGLSAGLLGTGGAIRGITLAAFKMDKNKFIATSAIIDLGVDFSRSIIYYFNGYMHKEHLYLVPILIVVSILGTWIGKKLLDKISQEQFRVIVLLLILVIGIVSISSNL; encoded by the coding sequence ATGCTCTCAAGATATTTACCTGTTTTTATAATACTCTCTTTAATAGCAGAAGTCTTGGGAACTGTTGGTGGTTTTGGATCTTCTGTTTTTTTTGTACCTATAGCTAATTTTTATTTCGATTTTCAGTCAGTTTTAGGAATTACAGCCTTATTTCATTTATCAAGTAATGCAAGTAAAATAGCTATTTTTAAAAAAGGTTTTGATAAAAAAATCGTTTTAAATTTAGGAATTCCTGCTATCTTGTTTGTGTCAGTTGGTGCTTATTTTAGCAAGTTTTTAGATCCTAAAATACTTACTTATATTTTGGGTATTTTTCTTATTCTTTTAAGTCTTCTTTTTTTGATTTTTAAAAAGTTAAAAATAAATCCGAATAAAAAAAATGCAATTGTTGGTGGTTCATTATCTGGATTAAGTGCAGGACTTTTAGGAACTGGAGGCGCCATTAGAGGTATAACTTTAGCCGCTTTTAAGATGGATAAAAATAAGTTTATTGCTACTTCTGCAATAATCGATTTAGGTGTAGATTTTAGTAGATCTATTATCTACTATTTTAATGGATATATGCATAAAGAACATTTATATTTAGTACCAATACTTATAGTTGTTAGTATTTTAGGTACTTGGATAGGTAAAAAATTATTAGATAAAATTTCTCAAGAACAGTTTAGAGTTATTGTACTTTTACTTATTCTAGTAATTGGAATTGTGAGTATAAGTTCTAATTTATAA
- a CDS encoding MBL fold metallo-hydrolase RNA specificity domain-containing protein yields the protein MTQLAKIHFLGGVGTVTGSKFLIDLQEKKILIDCGVFQGLKELREQNWQELSFNASLIDVVLLTHGHLDHVGYLPRLVQQGFSGKIIGTAPTLAIAEIILNDSAKIYEEEAEKANKEKYTKHQPALPFFTKKDVEKTISFFESNQEDKWISLSENIKYRFQYNGHIIGATFIELDIYSKRFVFSGDIGRTDDYLLDNPKKPAWADFLFIESTYGNKLHPEENVEAVLTKIIREVIDKKGNLIIPSFAVERLQMLMYVLWKLYKENKIPNIPIYVDSPMGNNVLDVFKRFSKWHKLSESEYNSMCNHINIIQSYRETWETIDNKVSKIVIAGSGMVTGGRVLTYLQQLIDETATTVLLVGYQAEGTRGRQLQDGASEIRFYGKYYPVKATIKSIESLSAHADQKGLLNWMSSIKNIPEKVYLIHGEPTSLDAFRVKIKNTYKWNVTIPKLNDIEEIMI from the coding sequence ATGACACAGTTAGCAAAAATTCATTTTTTAGGCGGAGTTGGTACTGTTACAGGATCAAAATTTTTGATTGATTTACAAGAAAAAAAAATCCTAATAGATTGTGGTGTTTTTCAAGGTCTTAAAGAATTAAGAGAACAAAATTGGCAAGAGTTGTCTTTTAATGCTTCTTTAATTGATGTTGTTTTGTTAACGCATGGACATTTAGATCATGTTGGTTATTTACCAAGATTGGTACAACAAGGTTTTTCTGGAAAAATTATAGGAACTGCACCAACATTAGCAATTGCCGAAATTATTCTTAATGATAGTGCTAAAATTTATGAAGAAGAAGCAGAAAAGGCAAATAAAGAAAAATATACAAAACATCAGCCTGCATTGCCTTTTTTTACTAAAAAAGATGTAGAGAAAACCATTAGTTTTTTCGAGTCAAATCAAGAAGATAAATGGATTTCATTGTCAGAAAATATTAAGTATAGATTTCAATATAATGGACATATTATTGGTGCAACTTTTATAGAATTAGATATATACAGCAAACGATTTGTGTTTTCTGGTGATATTGGTAGAACTGATGATTATTTATTAGACAATCCTAAAAAACCAGCATGGGCAGATTTTCTTTTTATAGAAAGCACGTATGGTAACAAGTTACACCCTGAAGAAAATGTTGAAGCTGTTTTAACAAAAATAATTAGAGAAGTAATTGATAAAAAAGGAAATCTCATTATTCCAAGTTTTGCTGTGGAACGTTTGCAAATGCTCATGTATGTACTTTGGAAATTATATAAAGAAAATAAAATACCTAATATTCCTATTTATGTAGATAGTCCAATGGGAAATAACGTTTTAGACGTTTTTAAGCGTTTTTCTAAATGGCATAAACTTTCCGAATCTGAATACAATTCCATGTGCAATCACATAAATATTATACAATCGTATAGAGAAACTTGGGAAACAATTGATAACAAAGTATCTAAAATTGTAATTGCAGGAAGTGGTATGGTTACAGGTGGAAGAGTACTTACGTATTTACAACAATTAATTGATGAAACTGCTACAACTGTTTTATTGGTTGGTTATCAAGCTGAAGGAACAAGAGGAAGACAATTACAAGATGGTGCAAGCGAAATCCGTTTTTACGGAAAATATTACCCAGTGAAAGCAACCATAAAATCGATTGAAAGTTTGTCTGCTCATGCAGATCAAAAAGGATTATTAAACTGGATGAGCTCCATAAAAAACATCCCAGAAAAAGTATATTTAATTCATGGAGAACCTACTTCTTTAGATGCATTTCGTGTAAAAATAAAAAATACTTACAAATGGAATGTTACCATTCCAAAATTAAATGATATTGAAGAAATTATGATTTAA
- a CDS encoding universal stress protein gives MRRKILLPTDFSKNAWHAIKYALELYKKDNCDFYILNVFSATRNVINLTNIEPGSELFEMAKARSKDGLKKIIDLIKMEGYNNPKHHFEAISVFNNPLEAIKNMVEKKDIEMIVMGTKGAANKTKVAYGSTSIYVMEKVRNCPVIVVPANVKQNLPKEIVFLTSYKTHYKRRELNTMVDIAKKCDAKTAILHISKDSKLNDNQMENKQMLEEIFEEISYEFHELTHHSIESALDIFVESRDSDMIAFINKKHWLFGSVLTQPLVKEIGFISIVPILVMHDLRN, from the coding sequence ATGAGACGTAAAATATTATTACCTACAGATTTTTCAAAAAATGCTTGGCATGCCATTAAATATGCATTAGAACTCTACAAAAAAGACAATTGTGATTTTTATATTTTAAATGTTTTTTCTGCTACAAGAAATGTTATAAACTTAACAAATATAGAACCTGGTAGTGAGCTTTTTGAAATGGCAAAAGCGAGATCTAAAGATGGTTTAAAAAAAATAATTGATCTTATAAAAATGGAAGGATATAATAATCCTAAACATCATTTTGAAGCAATTTCAGTTTTTAACAATCCGTTAGAAGCCATTAAAAATATGGTTGAAAAAAAAGACATCGAAATGATTGTAATGGGAACTAAAGGAGCTGCAAATAAGACAAAAGTAGCCTATGGAAGTACCTCTATTTATGTGATGGAAAAAGTTAGAAACTGCCCAGTAATTGTAGTTCCTGCAAATGTAAAACAGAATTTACCTAAAGAAATAGTATTTCTTACTAGTTACAAAACGCATTATAAAAGACGTGAGCTAAATACGATGGTAGATATCGCTAAGAAATGTGATGCAAAAACTGCAATCTTACACATTTCTAAAGACAGCAAATTAAATGATAATCAAATGGAAAACAAGCAAATGCTTGAAGAAATTTTTGAAGAAATCTCATATGAATTTCACGAATTAACACATCATTCCATAGAATCTGCATTAGACATTTTTGTGGAAAGTAGAGATAGTGATATGATTGCATTCATCAATAAAAAGCATTGGCTTTTTGGAAGTGTTTTAACACAACCTTTGGTAAAAGAAATAGGTTTTATTTCAATAGTTCCAATACTGGTAATGCACGATTTAAGAAACTAA
- a CDS encoding universal stress protein → MKRKILLPTDFSENASSAIKYAIKLYDTEPCVFYLLHTWTFTNTGTRTYITTSYIDDLKETSEKKLKALKEKVEAESNNADHEFKTLFCVNDFLKCMELNVEKYKIDMIIMGTKGSSGIHQFLFGSNTVALMNKIQSCPILAVPDEFEFVTPKFVGFPTDYNHFYDNELEQIKDLSKLYDSKIKVFYVSKKCILSEKQNYNFTMLKAYLEDYPTSFHWGEGVDNKEVAINTFVNEFKIDILTMINYKHSFIEDIVKEPVIKKIGFHPKVPFLVIPSVG, encoded by the coding sequence ATGAAACGTAAAATATTATTACCCACAGATTTTTCAGAAAATGCATCGAGTGCCATTAAATATGCTATAAAATTATATGATACTGAACCTTGTGTGTTTTATCTTTTACACACATGGACTTTTACAAATACTGGCACTCGTACTTATATAACCACTTCATATATAGACGATTTAAAAGAAACATCAGAAAAAAAATTAAAAGCACTTAAAGAAAAAGTTGAAGCGGAAAGTAATAATGCCGATCATGAATTTAAGACATTGTTTTGTGTTAATGATTTTTTGAAATGTATGGAGTTAAACGTGGAAAAGTATAAGATTGATATGATTATTATGGGCACAAAAGGCAGTTCTGGTATTCATCAATTTTTATTTGGTAGCAATACAGTTGCATTAATGAATAAAATACAAAGCTGTCCCATATTAGCAGTGCCAGATGAATTTGAATTTGTAACACCAAAGTTTGTAGGGTTTCCAACAGATTACAATCATTTTTATGACAACGAACTGGAACAAATAAAAGATTTATCTAAATTATATGACTCTAAAATTAAAGTATTTTATGTGAGTAAAAAGTGTATTCTATCAGAAAAACAAAACTATAATTTCACGATGCTTAAAGCTTATTTAGAGGATTATCCTACTAGTTTTCATTGGGGAGAAGGAGTAGATAATAAGGAAGTTGCTATTAACACATTTGTTAACGAATTTAAGATTGATATTCTCACCATGATTAATTATAAACACAGCTTTATAGAAGATATTGTGAAGGAGCCAGTTATAAAAAAAATAGGCTTTCATCCTAAAGTACCTTTTTTAGTAATACCAAGTGTTGGCTAA